The Paenibacillus sp. RUD330 genome has a segment encoding these proteins:
- a CDS encoding trypsin-like peptidase domain-containing protein has protein sequence MGLFDDEFYSTAVSRRTSKKNRKPISGFPLRSRRSWGAGRLVAVSAASGAVIVLVLTLAIGSGGTQAAAVSEASPPPAAGLVAPGDAIQQTVAASAKVRPAVVSIVNEQAAPDRSQSGSGSADNGDGSGAMQPDTPEGQAEDAPEGELQPASVGSGVIFAKKDGKAYIITNNHVVEGASALKAVRINGESRSAKLVGSDYITDLAVLEIDGKGIDIVAELGDSSKLQSGEMVMAIGNPLGLGDSLSMGIVSKTKQIIPVSLSQDGNYDWEQEVIQTDASINQGNSGGPLIDMQGKVIGINSMKIADVGVEGVGFAIPVNNVIPIVDQLMANGKVPRPYLGVYTLDLASYFAQQSLPGSKGSAQGSDDAAESSGPKLPADVKKGVIVLESVGPALDAGLQFNDVIVKLDDQPISSTMELRKYLYGKKQIGDKIKVTFYRDSKQETVTFKLQDKADDE, from the coding sequence GTGGGATTGTTCGACGATGAGTTTTATTCGACAGCAGTATCCCGGCGCACAAGCAAAAAAAACCGCAAGCCGATCTCCGGGTTCCCGCTGCGCAGCCGCAGAAGCTGGGGAGCGGGCCGTCTCGTGGCCGTATCGGCCGCAAGCGGGGCCGTCATCGTCCTGGTGCTGACGCTTGCCATCGGCAGCGGCGGCACTCAGGCGGCCGCCGTCAGCGAAGCGTCGCCGCCGCCAGCGGCCGGACTTGTCGCTCCCGGCGACGCGATCCAGCAGACCGTCGCCGCATCCGCGAAGGTGCGCCCGGCCGTCGTCAGCATCGTCAACGAGCAGGCGGCTCCCGACCGCAGCCAGAGCGGCAGCGGTTCTGCCGACAATGGCGACGGGAGCGGAGCGATGCAGCCGGATACGCCGGAAGGCCAGGCAGAGGACGCGCCGGAAGGCGAGCTGCAGCCGGCCAGCGTCGGCAGCGGCGTCATTTTCGCCAAGAAGGACGGCAAGGCGTACATCATCACGAACAACCACGTCGTGGAAGGCGCATCGGCGCTGAAGGCCGTCCGCATCAACGGCGAATCGCGTTCCGCCAAGCTGGTAGGCAGCGACTATATCACGGACTTGGCTGTGCTGGAGATCGACGGCAAGGGCATCGACATCGTTGCGGAGCTCGGCGATTCCTCCAAGCTCCAGTCCGGAGAGATGGTCATGGCGATCGGCAATCCCCTCGGCCTCGGCGACTCCCTGTCCATGGGCATCGTCAGCAAGACCAAGCAGATCATTCCCGTCTCGCTGAGCCAGGACGGCAATTACGATTGGGAGCAGGAGGTCATCCAGACCGATGCCTCCATCAACCAAGGCAACAGCGGCGGTCCGCTCATCGACATGCAGGGCAAGGTGATCGGCATCAACAGCATGAAGATCGCCGATGTCGGAGTTGAAGGCGTCGGTTTCGCGATTCCGGTCAACAACGTCATTCCGATCGTCGATCAGCTGATGGCCAACGGCAAGGTTCCGCGTCCCTATCTCGGCGTCTACACGCTGGATCTGGCTTCCTACTTCGCGCAGCAGAGCTTGCCGGGCAGCAAAGGTTCCGCGCAGGGATCGGACGACGCTGCCGAGAGCTCCGGTCCGAAGCTTCCCGCCGATGTCAAAAAGGGCGTCATCGTCCTGGAATCGGTCGGTCCCGCCCTCGATGCGGGGCTGCAGTTCAACGACGTCATCGTGAAGCTGGACGATCAGCCAATCAGCAGCACGATGGAGCTGCGCAAGTACCTGTACGGCAAGAAGCAGATCGGAGACAAGATCAAGGTGACGTTCTATCGCGACTCCAAGCAGGAGACCGTCACGTTCAAGCTTCAGGACAAGGCGGACGACGAGTAG
- the yycF gene encoding response regulator YycF — MHGKILVVDDERPIADILKFNLEKEGYEVICAFDGGEAVRMAFEDQPDLILLDLMLPVKDGMDVCREVRTRLQTPIIMLTAKDTEIDKVLGLELGADDYVTKPFGTRELLARVKAHLRRTQKIQEASSGASAGSKEEGGEEQQGLKLFNLFIDTDMYVVYKDGQPLDLTHREYELVYYLARHSGKVMTREHLLQAVWGFEYFGDVRTVDVTIRRLREKIEDDPSRPEYILTRRGLGYLMRNPKHGGFGG, encoded by the coding sequence ATGCACGGCAAAATACTGGTGGTGGACGACGAGCGTCCCATCGCGGATATATTGAAATTCAACCTGGAGAAGGAAGGCTACGAGGTCATCTGCGCCTTCGACGGCGGCGAAGCGGTGCGCATGGCATTCGAGGACCAGCCGGATCTGATCCTGCTGGATCTGATGCTGCCGGTGAAGGACGGCATGGATGTATGCCGCGAGGTGCGTACGCGCCTGCAGACGCCGATCATCATGCTGACCGCGAAGGATACGGAGATCGACAAGGTGCTCGGGCTGGAGCTCGGCGCGGACGATTACGTGACCAAGCCGTTCGGCACGCGCGAGCTGCTCGCGCGGGTGAAGGCCCATCTGCGGCGCACGCAGAAAATCCAGGAGGCTTCCTCCGGTGCGAGCGCCGGAAGCAAGGAAGAAGGAGGGGAAGAGCAGCAGGGATTGAAGCTGTTCAACCTGTTCATCGATACGGATATGTATGTTGTCTACAAGGACGGCCAGCCTCTCGATCTGACGCACCGGGAGTATGAGCTGGTCTATTACCTTGCGCGCCACAGCGGCAAGGTCATGACCCGCGAGCATCTGCTGCAGGCGGTATGGGGCTTCGAGTATTTCGGAGACGTCCGCACCGTGGATGTGACGATCCGCCGGCTCCGGGAGAAGATCGAGGATGACCCGAGCCGTCCGGAATACATTCTGACCCGCCGCGGACTCGGCTACCTCATGCGCAATCCGAAGCACGGCGGCTTCGGCGGCTGA
- a CDS encoding MBL fold metallo-hydrolase — MEFRFTVLASGSTGNATLVQSGDKTVMVDAGLSLKKLEELMYLQGVTGHDVDALMITHEHSDHIKGLNALARKYELPVYANEATWAALERHAGNVPQERRIVMGTGEEIRFGSMGVRSYPISHDAAEPVGYTFTDDGYKLSLATDLGYVSDIVRRNIIDSDVLVLESNHDPEMLRMGRYPWNIKRRILSDIGHLSNEAAGEALCELMTDRTRRVYLAHLSLNHNMPDLARLTVNQVMEDKGHFFRQDEHPLRGTYPDQPTPWDQIKRKAL, encoded by the coding sequence ATGGAATTCAGATTCACTGTGCTGGCGAGCGGCTCGACGGGCAATGCGACGCTGGTGCAGAGCGGGGACAAGACGGTGATGGTGGATGCGGGGCTCAGCCTCAAGAAGCTGGAGGAGCTCATGTATCTTCAAGGCGTGACAGGGCATGACGTGGACGCGCTGATGATCACGCACGAGCATTCGGACCATATCAAGGGATTGAACGCGCTGGCGCGCAAATACGAGCTGCCTGTATACGCCAACGAGGCGACCTGGGCGGCTCTGGAGCGGCATGCGGGCAATGTCCCGCAAGAGAGGCGCATCGTGATGGGCACCGGCGAGGAGATCCGGTTCGGCAGCATGGGAGTGCGCTCGTATCCGATCTCCCATGACGCGGCCGAGCCGGTCGGCTATACGTTCACGGATGACGGCTACAAGCTCAGTCTGGCGACGGACCTCGGTTATGTCAGCGACATCGTCCGCCGCAACATCATTGATTCCGACGTGCTCGTCCTGGAATCGAACCACGATCCGGAGATGCTGCGCATGGGCCGGTACCCATGGAACATCAAGCGCCGGATTCTCAGCGATATCGGCCATTTGTCCAACGAGGCCGCCGGAGAGGCGCTGTGCGAGCTCATGACGGACCGGACGCGGCGGGTATATCTGGCTCATCTCAGCTTGAACCACAACATGCCGGACCTGGCGAGGCTGACGGTCAACCAGGTCATGGAGGACAAGGGACATTTCTTCCGGCAGGACGAGCATCCGCTGCGCGGAACGTATCCCGACCAGCCTACTCCATGGGATCAAATAAAGCGGAAAGCGCTTTGA
- a CDS encoding pyridoxamine 5'-phosphate oxidase family protein, whose amino-acid sequence MSNEYTASQEAVEKVRDLIKGIDIAMLTTATDEGLVSRPMQTQEVEFDGDLWFITKKETDKFEELQHDRRVNVAYVGKSYVSVRGEAELVSDRSKIKEIWNPTYEKLLGMSSDDPELVLIKVKAETAEYWETGNKAKMVAQLFKKMTGKQEHMDMNKTVELNGRKAEG is encoded by the coding sequence ATGTCCAACGAATACACCGCAAGCCAAGAAGCAGTCGAGAAGGTCCGGGATCTGATCAAGGGAATCGATATCGCGATGCTTACGACGGCAACGGATGAAGGGCTGGTTTCCCGTCCGATGCAGACTCAGGAGGTCGAGTTCGACGGAGATCTGTGGTTCATCACGAAGAAGGAAACGGACAAGTTCGAGGAGCTTCAGCATGATCGGCGCGTCAATGTCGCCTATGTGGGAAAATCGTATGTATCGGTCCGCGGCGAAGCCGAGCTCGTGAGCGACAGGTCCAAGATCAAGGAGATCTGGAATCCCACCTATGAGAAGCTGCTGGGAATGTCGAGCGACGATCCGGAGCTGGTGCTGATCAAGGTGAAGGCCGAGACGGCCGAATATTGGGAAACCGGCAACAAGGCCAAGATGGTGGCCCAGCTATTCAAGAAGATGACGGGCAAGCAGGAGCATATGGATATGAACAAGACGGTGGAACTGAACGGACGCAAGGCTGAGGGCTGA
- a CDS encoding CxxH/CxxC protein, which produces MYCVCKEHIELALDKFVDEYEDAPDMVNLNETHFANWDPPVKCDLCEEKAEFLIV; this is translated from the coding sequence ATGTATTGCGTGTGCAAGGAGCATATTGAGCTGGCTTTGGACAAGTTCGTGGATGAGTACGAGGATGCGCCGGATATGGTGAATCTGAATGAAACGCATTTTGCGAATTGGGACCCGCCGGTGAAATGTGACTTGTGCGAAGAGAAAGCGGAATTCTTGATCGTATAA
- the walK gene encoding cell wall metabolism sensor histidine kinase WalK: protein MKGRRWFSTIQVKLIAIYMLLILISMQVIAVYFVSSVKTSLTETFTNSLNDQARALAVLAADKLTEESLAAPADSGKEASSLSEYVNSLFSRSGSELQVLDASGRVLAASDAYSGYIGKKNTSLMVSQALQGIPDNEQDILDEDNVRKKIITQPIKSSDNRIVGAVYIVAQMTEVNATVDRVNRIFVSGTLIALGLTGVLGVVLAHTITSPIKGLTRQAEAVAEGRFDQQVPVLADDEIGRLSEAFNEMTHRLREALSVNEEENEKLQSVLSNMSDGVIAADEYGTVMVSNQRAIELLGVDSCEGCSLSELLELPQERLEALRRSRGLAAVLVKESPDGEERWVLRVTLSPIHRRGRGITGTIALLQDITEQEKLDQSRREFVANVSHELRTPLTTIRSYAEALDDGALAEPELAGRFVGVIRNETERMIRLVSDLLHLSRLDSQQSTLRRRETEIADMLDEVADRFSVQMRKKGIRAVVRVEPGVHTAVLDRDQIDQVLDNLMSNAIKYTLEGGRIELAAREHEGDMLAVSVKDSGIGIPKRDLSRIFDRFYRVDKARSREMGGTGLGLSIAREIIKAHGGSMALESELDVGTTVTFFVPRLQEKGEPA from the coding sequence ATGAAGGGGCGCCGCTGGTTCAGCACGATCCAGGTCAAGCTGATCGCGATCTACATGCTGCTCATCCTGATCTCCATGCAGGTGATCGCGGTGTATTTCGTCAGCTCGGTGAAGACGTCGCTGACCGAGACGTTCACGAACAGCCTGAACGACCAGGCGCGCGCTTTGGCCGTGCTGGCGGCGGACAAGCTGACGGAGGAGAGCCTGGCCGCGCCAGCCGACAGCGGCAAGGAAGCCTCTTCGCTGTCGGAGTACGTCAACAGCCTGTTCAGCCGCAGCGGCTCGGAGCTGCAGGTGCTCGACGCCAGCGGCCGCGTGCTGGCGGCTTCGGATGCCTACAGCGGCTATATAGGGAAGAAAAACACCTCCCTGATGGTCAGCCAGGCGCTGCAGGGAATTCCCGACAACGAGCAGGACATCCTCGACGAGGACAATGTGCGCAAGAAGATCATCACGCAGCCGATCAAATCATCCGACAACCGGATCGTCGGGGCGGTATACATCGTGGCTCAGATGACCGAGGTCAACGCTACGGTCGACCGGGTCAACCGGATCTTCGTCTCCGGCACGCTGATCGCGCTCGGCCTAACGGGCGTGCTCGGCGTCGTGCTGGCGCATACGATCACGAGCCCGATCAAGGGACTGACCCGCCAGGCGGAGGCCGTAGCGGAGGGACGCTTCGACCAGCAGGTGCCGGTGCTCGCCGACGACGAGATCGGCCGCCTCAGCGAGGCGTTCAACGAGATGACGCATCGGCTGCGGGAAGCCCTCTCCGTCAACGAGGAGGAGAACGAGAAGCTGCAGTCCGTCCTCTCGAACATGAGCGACGGCGTCATCGCGGCGGACGAGTACGGCACGGTCATGGTTTCCAACCAGCGGGCGATCGAGCTGCTCGGCGTCGATTCATGCGAAGGCTGCAGCCTCTCCGAGCTGCTGGAGCTGCCTCAGGAGCGGCTTGAAGCGCTGCGCAGGTCGCGCGGACTGGCCGCGGTGCTCGTGAAGGAGTCGCCGGACGGCGAGGAGCGCTGGGTGCTGCGCGTGACGCTGAGCCCGATCCATCGGCGCGGCCGCGGCATTACGGGGACGATCGCGCTGCTTCAGGATATTACCGAGCAGGAGAAGCTGGACCAGTCGCGGCGGGAATTCGTCGCGAACGTGTCCCATGAGCTGCGGACGCCGCTGACGACGATCCGCAGCTATGCGGAGGCGCTTGATGACGGCGCCCTTGCAGAGCCGGAGCTCGCCGGCCGCTTTGTCGGCGTCATCCGCAACGAGACCGAGCGGATGATCCGGCTCGTCTCCGATCTGCTCCATCTGTCGCGGCTGGATTCCCAGCAGTCGACGCTGCGGCGCCGGGAGACGGAAATCGCCGACATGCTGGATGAAGTGGCGGACCGCTTCTCCGTGCAGATGCGCAAGAAGGGAATCCGCGCCGTCGTCCGCGTCGAGCCGGGCGTGCACACCGCCGTGCTGGACCGCGACCAGATCGACCAGGTGCTGGACAATCTGATGTCGAATGCGATCAAATACACGCTGGAGGGCGGGCGGATCGAGCTGGCGGCGCGCGAGCATGAGGGCGATATGCTCGCCGTCAGCGTCAAGGACTCCGGAATCGGCATTCCGAAGCGGGATCTGAGCCGGATTTTCGACCGTTTCTACCGGGTCGACAAAGCCCGCTCGAGGGAAATGGGCGGCACGGGGCTCGGCCTGTCCATTGCCCGGGAAATTATCAAGGCGCACGGCGGGTCGATGGCTCTCGAGTCGGAGCTTGATGTCGGCACGACGGTGACGTTCTTCGTGCCGAGACTGCAGGAGAAGGGAGAGCCGGCCTAA
- a CDS encoding 5'-nucleotidase C-terminal domain-containing protein has protein sequence MPWDYALDGPNPAGSMTQLYTMIKKVRAENPNTILLDAGDMIQDNSAELFNDQPQSPMMVAMNEMNYDAWVMGNHEFNFGLDVLAKISSQFDGQPLVGNIYKENGDRYMPAYTIIERGGVKIGVVGMNTPMITEFEKGTNHLDGVIVKDPVEETKKAIAELDGKVDAIVGLMHMGLENENGKPGTGVKDVANANPQLAAIFAGHMHTLVESETVNGVIISEPNKYGSHLSRIDLTFEKQGDRMVLKDKQAFALPVKAADGTFAVSDPGLEGKLQPFHEFARADANTIVAQLQGMNMVPVDEIKGIPAVQVQETPLSDFFSEVMLHYSKANVVAHQIDNDKAKLDVGPIKKKDIAFNYQFALGEVTVYEVTGKDLKDYMEWAAGYFNSTRPGDVTVSFDKKRRASKYSTNDFFGGVTYEIDLTEPYGSRIKHLADLKGNPIQPGDTLKLGMNAYRMDALKAPGGALAGRSFKQLWSSKDATAFGEDKGTIRNLSISYLKEVQNGVYEPKPAQRWKITGVDTAAPARADIVELINAGILSVPATDDGKYTNVASINIQDPVSGDEIARLSAKAGVSAALFDGLKTKGEFYQSLNKARKDAEAPAPTHPPVVPSVSPTPSPLNPVAPAPATPAPTAAATPAPTAPTAPTATAAPAPATPKPPVAVKPGKPATDPPSVPKKAKVTAAFLNVRAQASSKAKIVATVPKGTVFAVTGWKHGWIEVSYKGSKAYVYGEYVAIIK, from the coding sequence ATGCCTTGGGATTACGCTCTGGACGGTCCCAACCCGGCGGGCAGCATGACCCAGCTGTACACGATGATCAAGAAGGTGCGCGCAGAAAACCCCAATACGATCCTGCTCGACGCCGGAGACATGATCCAGGATAATTCGGCCGAGCTGTTCAACGACCAGCCGCAATCCCCGATGATGGTCGCCATGAACGAAATGAACTACGACGCCTGGGTCATGGGCAACCATGAATTCAACTTCGGCCTCGACGTGCTGGCGAAAATCTCCTCCCAATTCGACGGCCAGCCGTTGGTCGGCAATATCTACAAGGAGAACGGCGACCGCTACATGCCGGCCTACACGATCATCGAGAGAGGCGGCGTGAAAATCGGCGTCGTCGGCATGAACACGCCTATGATCACGGAATTTGAGAAAGGCACGAACCATCTCGACGGCGTCATCGTGAAGGATCCTGTCGAGGAGACCAAAAAAGCCATCGCAGAGCTGGACGGCAAGGTGGATGCCATCGTCGGCCTCATGCACATGGGGCTGGAAAACGAGAACGGCAAGCCCGGCACGGGCGTGAAGGATGTAGCGAACGCCAATCCTCAGCTCGCCGCCATTTTCGCCGGACATATGCATACGCTCGTCGAATCCGAGACGGTGAACGGCGTCATCATCTCCGAACCGAACAAATACGGCTCCCACCTGTCCCGGATCGACCTGACCTTCGAGAAGCAGGGAGACAGGATGGTGCTGAAGGACAAGCAGGCATTCGCGCTTCCGGTGAAAGCGGCCGACGGCACGTTCGCCGTATCGGACCCCGGCCTCGAAGGCAAGCTTCAGCCTTTCCATGAATTCGCCCGTGCGGACGCGAACACGATCGTGGCCCAGCTGCAAGGGATGAACATGGTCCCCGTGGACGAGATCAAGGGCATTCCGGCCGTCCAGGTCCAGGAGACGCCTCTGTCGGACTTCTTCAGCGAGGTCATGCTCCATTACAGCAAGGCGAATGTCGTCGCGCATCAGATCGACAACGACAAGGCGAAGCTCGACGTCGGCCCGATCAAGAAAAAGGACATCGCCTTCAACTACCAGTTCGCGCTCGGCGAAGTAACCGTGTACGAGGTGACCGGCAAGGATCTGAAGGACTATATGGAATGGGCGGCAGGCTACTTCAATTCCACCCGTCCGGGCGACGTCACGGTCAGCTTCGACAAGAAGCGGCGCGCCTCCAAGTACAGCACCAACGACTTCTTCGGCGGCGTGACGTATGAGATCGATCTGACCGAGCCTTACGGCAGCCGGATCAAGCATTTGGCCGATCTCAAGGGCAACCCGATCCAGCCGGGCGACACGCTGAAGCTCGGCATGAACGCCTACCGGATGGACGCTCTGAAGGCTCCGGGAGGAGCGCTTGCGGGCCGCAGCTTCAAGCAGCTGTGGTCATCCAAGGATGCGACCGCGTTCGGCGAGGACAAGGGCACAATCCGCAATTTGTCCATTTCTTACCTGAAGGAAGTCCAGAACGGCGTTTATGAGCCCAAGCCGGCCCAGCGCTGGAAAATCACCGGCGTCGATACGGCCGCTCCGGCCCGCGCCGACATCGTCGAGCTGATCAATGCCGGCATTCTATCCGTTCCTGCGACGGATGACGGCAAGTATACGAATGTGGCCTCCATCAACATTCAGGATCCCGTCAGCGGGGATGAGATCGCCCGGCTGTCCGCCAAAGCAGGCGTGAGCGCAGCTCTGTTCGACGGCCTGAAAACCAAAGGCGAGTTCTATCAAAGCCTGAACAAAGCGAGGAAGGATGCCGAGGCTCCGGCTCCGACCCATCCGCCTGTCGTTCCGTCCGTTTCGCCGACGCCTTCTCCGTTGAATCCCGTCGCTCCGGCTCCAGCGACTCCGGCTCCGACGGCCGCGGCGACTCCCGCTCCCACGGCTCCCACGGCTCCGACGGCTACAGCGGCTCCGGCTCCCGCAACTCCGAAGCCTCCCGTTGCGGTCAAACCGGGCAAGCCGGCAACGGATCCGCCCTCCGTACCGAAAAAAGCTAAAGTAACCGCCGCATTCCTGAACGTGCGCGCCCAGGCTTCCTCGAAAGCGAAGATTGTGGCGACGGTACCGAAAGGAACGGTATTCGCCGTTACCGGCTGGAAGCATGGCTGGATCGAAGTGAGTTACAAAGGAAGCAAGGCGTATGTGTACGGCGAGTATGTCGCCATCATCAAATAA
- the yycH gene encoding two-component system activity regulator YycH translates to MERAKTWMLAVLVVLSLVQSYMLSYSVPGTAVRTPQNYVNTEQMGPESKTEDVLFPEQMILHFGNGNHTVLNPGDLPFYSLIMSKLKGRQFGGFQRTSAEIVNWLEIRDRNLGIELRLGSGLPVQLLSRMLQLESSDGTFQSDTIDRIWIFRSAGSEEVRTFFFSTDGSAAYEATQADLTVRDVEDDVGLGEYWTPYKPNIYGVYLPQQPVEAAEAETDYQTYSPDLLQRNLFFDPGMTRSRKDRTGSQVYTDGKRTLQVEQDGQWISYTDPAAPLSGTGTGASRTTPAGSISSSVLFVNQHGGWDGLHQLEGMTEPRRPDRTPQPGGSAAANGSSAGADQHFLLFRQYFRFGENRILPIVPSPEFRFGYIQLTVQQGNVTAYERSLITLSGSPTRKAVRWLPGGSSLEAAISGYERRSEIRSLYPAVKAYRADEGSIRFTPVWAVRLKDGTEQTLIGPLAESYDGSDLSRTDLSAIAPTPTPSPTPTPDSSQGLQGPPASGGTAAGAGKGGRG, encoded by the coding sequence ATGGAAAGAGCCAAAACATGGATGCTTGCCGTGCTTGTCGTGCTCAGCCTCGTCCAGAGCTACATGCTCTCCTACAGCGTACCGGGAACCGCCGTGCGGACACCGCAGAACTACGTCAATACGGAGCAGATGGGACCGGAAAGCAAAACCGAGGATGTGCTGTTCCCCGAGCAGATGATCCTGCATTTCGGCAACGGCAACCATACGGTGCTCAATCCCGGCGATCTCCCTTTCTACAGCCTCATCATGAGCAAATTGAAGGGCCGCCAGTTCGGCGGCTTCCAGCGGACGAGCGCCGAGATCGTGAATTGGCTGGAGATCCGCGACCGCAACCTCGGCATCGAGCTGAGGCTCGGCAGCGGGCTCCCGGTGCAGCTGCTCTCGCGCATGCTACAGCTGGAAAGCAGCGACGGCACCTTCCAGTCGGACACGATCGACCGGATCTGGATCTTCCGCAGCGCCGGCAGCGAGGAAGTGAGGACGTTTTTCTTCAGCACGGACGGCAGCGCAGCGTATGAAGCGACTCAAGCCGACTTGACGGTGCGGGATGTGGAGGATGATGTCGGCCTCGGCGAGTATTGGACTCCCTACAAGCCGAATATCTACGGCGTCTACCTGCCGCAGCAGCCGGTCGAAGCGGCCGAGGCGGAGACGGATTACCAGACGTACTCGCCGGATCTGCTGCAGCGCAATCTGTTCTTCGATCCCGGCATGACGCGCAGCCGCAAGGACCGGACGGGCTCGCAGGTGTATACGGACGGCAAGCGGACGCTGCAGGTCGAGCAGGACGGGCAGTGGATCAGCTATACCGATCCGGCCGCGCCGCTCAGCGGAACCGGGACGGGCGCCAGCCGGACGACTCCGGCCGGCAGCATCTCAAGCTCGGTGCTGTTCGTCAACCAGCATGGCGGCTGGGACGGCCTGCATCAGCTCGAGGGGATGACCGAGCCGCGAAGGCCGGACCGCACGCCTCAGCCGGGCGGGAGCGCAGCGGCGAACGGCTCAAGCGCCGGCGCGGACCAGCATTTCCTGTTGTTCCGCCAGTACTTCCGCTTCGGGGAGAACCGGATTCTGCCGATTGTTCCGTCGCCGGAATTCCGCTTCGGCTATATTCAACTGACGGTCCAGCAAGGGAATGTCACCGCTTATGAGCGCTCGCTGATCACGCTCAGCGGCTCGCCGACGCGCAAGGCGGTGCGCTGGCTGCCCGGCGGCAGCTCGCTGGAGGCCGCGATCTCGGGGTATGAGCGCCGTTCGGAGATCCGTTCCCTGTACCCGGCGGTGAAGGCGTACCGGGCCGATGAAGGCAGCATCCGGTTCACCCCGGTGTGGGCCGTCCGTCTCAAGGACGGCACGGAGCAGACGCTGATCGGGCCGCTCGCGGAGAGCTACGACGGATCGGATCTATCGAGAACCGATCTCTCGGCAATTGCGCCGACGCCGACTCCAAGCCCGACGCCGACACCGGACAGCTCCCAAGGACTCCAGGGTCCGCCGGCAAGCGGCGGCACCGCTGCCGGCGCCGGGAAAGGGGGGCGCGGCTGA
- the yycI gene encoding two-component system regulatory protein YycI: MDWGRAKSVLILAFLLLNMLLGYQLWMDVRERLQPNNTVAGLSPDTLAAMKSKGIELTGGIPKETPELQNLTYRYVDMDEDEQNAGASAAEAPGGDITELETPVDSRVVFDPKELSKALGGVIPEIGKYDLDTAVYDDRKFVLYRMAEGRPMFNVRLELYYSNQRITGYRQQRIELLPSEQQSPPQSVLPASKVIRSEIIERYVPEHAVIKEIRLGYKEGQLFDSETQVSTPSWRILMEDGSVIYLQAYSGEVLTDAAQPQPPSSPGTGK; encoded by the coding sequence ATGGATTGGGGAAGGGCGAAAAGCGTTCTGATTCTAGCTTTTCTGCTGCTCAACATGCTGCTCGGCTATCAGCTCTGGATGGATGTGCGCGAGCGGCTGCAGCCGAACAATACGGTGGCCGGATTGTCGCCTGACACGCTGGCGGCGATGAAGAGCAAGGGCATCGAGCTGACGGGCGGCATTCCGAAGGAAACGCCGGAGCTGCAAAACCTGACCTATCGTTATGTAGACATGGATGAGGACGAGCAGAATGCAGGCGCCTCTGCGGCCGAAGCGCCGGGCGGCGACATCACGGAGCTTGAGACCCCCGTGGACAGCCGCGTCGTGTTCGATCCTAAGGAGCTGAGCAAGGCGCTGGGGGGCGTCATACCCGAAATCGGCAAATACGATCTGGACACGGCGGTATATGACGACCGCAAGTTCGTGCTGTACCGGATGGCGGAAGGAAGGCCGATGTTCAACGTCCGGCTGGAGCTCTATTACAGCAATCAACGGATTACCGGCTATCGGCAGCAGCGGATCGAGCTGCTCCCCTCGGAGCAGCAGAGCCCGCCGCAGTCCGTCCTGCCCGCCTCCAAGGTCATCCGCTCGGAAATCATCGAGCGCTACGTTCCCGAGCATGCCGTCATCAAGGAGATTCGGCTCGGCTACAAGGAAGGCCAGCTGTTCGACTCCGAGACGCAGGTATCCACGCCGTCCTGGAGAATTCTGATGGAGGACGGCAGCGTCATCTACCTTCAGGCATACAGCGGAGAGGTGCTGACGGACGCGGCTCAGCCGCAGCCGCCATCCTCGCCGGGGACCGGCAAATAA